A genomic region of Patescibacteria group bacterium contains the following coding sequences:
- the holA gene encoding DNA polymerase III subunit delta, which translates to MILFLHGPDDFRIKRKLSELKEKFRADVDPSGEAIVSFDGTRLALNDLNTAVNSGSLFVRRRMVVVENVFQNKNKEIFSTLLEYVKKEDEKNSDPKEGNILIFCDENIGAHPTKARKELWQYLALSKFSQEFKVLTNTEINSWIKKEANRLGAEISVQVSAELASILDNDLWRIQSELEKLINYKSGMKLLDGGKLEISKEDIENMSKGVFDDNIFALTDAIGSKNKPLALKLFEEQMQNGTSFDYLLTMTIWQFKRLLQVRQALDLGHGSRKITTDLKIHPFVVQKSINQVRTFELDYLKNILRELVEINKKTRETGTDAKTLLGLLIVRL; encoded by the coding sequence ATGATTTTATTTTTGCATGGTCCAGACGATTTTCGTATAAAGAGAAAATTATCTGAGCTAAAAGAAAAATTTAGGGCAGATGTTGATCCTAGCGGTGAGGCTATTGTTTCTTTTGATGGAACGAGACTGGCTCTTAACGATTTAAATACGGCGGTCAATTCTGGCTCTTTGTTTGTTCGAAGAAGGATGGTTGTAGTTGAGAATGTTTTTCAAAATAAAAACAAAGAAATTTTTTCTACTCTTCTTGAATATGTAAAAAAGGAAGACGAAAAAAACTCTGATCCGAAAGAAGGGAATATTTTAATATTTTGCGATGAAAATATTGGTGCTCATCCTACAAAAGCCCGAAAAGAGTTGTGGCAATATTTAGCGTTAAGTAAATTTTCTCAAGAGTTCAAAGTCTTAACAAATACTGAAATTAATTCTTGGATTAAAAAGGAAGCAAATAGGCTTGGTGCGGAAATCAGTGTGCAAGTGTCAGCTGAGCTAGCTTCAATTCTTGATAATGATTTGTGGAGGATTCAAAGTGAGCTTGAAAAGTTGATAAACTACAAAAGCGGAATGAAATTGCTTGATGGTGGGAAACTAGAGATAAGCAAAGAAGATATAGAAAATATGAGCAAGGGAGTTTTTGATGATAATATTTTTGCATTGACTGATGCGATTGGCTCAAAGAACAAACCATTGGCCCTAAAATTATTTGAAGAACAAATGCAAAATGGGACTTCATTTGATTATTTACTCACTATGACTATTTGGCAGTTTAAAAGATTGTTGCAAGTTCGCCAAGCGCTGGACCTTGGTCATGGTTCTAGAAAAATAACTACTGATTTAAAAATACACCCTTTTGTAGTTCAAAAAAGCATTAATCAAGTGAGAACTTTTGAATTGGATTATTTAAAAAATATTTTAAGAGAATTGGTTGAGATTAATAAAAAAACAAGAGAGACAGGGACGGATGCGAAGACTTTGTTGGGATTGTTGATTGTTAGGTTGTAG
- the murD gene encoding UDP-N-acetylmuramoyl-L-alanine--D-glutamate ligase, which translates to MSITRFKNKNIAFLGLGAENEALVDFLLKKKVDCNISVFDSRDSKILGQKYAKYKNKKNIYWNLTQTKNNFSDFDILFRSPGWPLFDEDLVNSRKKNKNLVISSPMNLFFEICPSKNIVGVTGTKGKGTTSSLIYEIIKASKKKVFLGGNIGIAPFSFIDKIAKNDWVVLELSSFQLEDIKYSPRISVLVNLFKDHLSSADPNNPNYHKTFGSYWKAKTNIFRFQKNSDKLIANIKLVNKLEREAVTGERIFFHKSEWDSKLIGDHNKENIAAGIEVARILKIKKEIIEKAVKNFSGLEHRLEFVRELKGIKYYNDTFATTPESTITALKSFSEPIVSLMGGADKGSEFRQLAREIKKRVKFVILFDGKGSDKIRKELFKIKYSKENIQTVKSIDEAFRQVKLIASEGDVVLLSTACASFGIFKSYKERGKLFKEEVKKMK; encoded by the coding sequence ATGTCAATAACTAGATTTAAAAATAAAAATATTGCCTTTCTTGGTCTTGGCGCAGAGAATGAAGCCCTGGTAGATTTTTTATTGAAGAAAAAAGTAGATTGCAATATTTCTGTCTTTGATTCTAGGGATTCAAAAATTCTTGGACAAAAATATGCTAAGTATAAAAACAAGAAGAATATCTATTGGAATTTGACTCAAACAAAGAATAATTTTTCTGATTTTGATATATTATTCCGTTCTCCTGGTTGGCCACTTTTTGACGAAGATTTAGTGAACTCTCGAAAAAAGAATAAAAATTTGGTTATTAGTTCACCAATGAATTTGTTTTTTGAAATTTGTCCGTCTAAAAATATAGTTGGAGTTACTGGAACAAAAGGGAAAGGGACAACAAGTTCTTTAATTTACGAGATAATTAAAGCTAGTAAGAAGAAGGTTTTCCTAGGAGGTAATATCGGTATTGCTCCATTTTCTTTTATTGATAAAATTGCAAAAAATGATTGGGTGGTTTTGGAGCTTTCTAGTTTTCAGTTGGAAGACATTAAATACAGCCCGAGAATATCCGTTCTAGTAAATTTGTTTAAAGATCATTTAAGTTCAGCTGATCCCAATAACCCGAATTATCACAAAACTTTTGGTTCATATTGGAAAGCGAAAACTAATATTTTTAGATTTCAAAAAAATAGTGATAAATTGATTGCAAACATTAAGTTAGTAAATAAATTAGAAAGAGAAGCTGTTACAGGTGAGAGGATATTTTTTCATAAATCAGAATGGGATTCAAAATTAATTGGAGACCATAATAAAGAAAACATTGCGGCTGGGATTGAGGTGGCTCGGATACTTAAAATTAAAAAAGAGATAATAGAAAAAGCGGTTAAGAATTTTTCTGGGCTTGAGCATAGATTGGAATTTGTTAGAGAGTTAAAGGGAATTAAATATTATAACGATACATTTGCAACAACTCCGGAATCAACAATAACAGCTTTGAAATCTTTTAGTGAGCCAATTGTTTCTTTGATGGGCGGAGCTGATAAGGGGAGTGAATTTAGGCAACTGGCTAGAGAGATTAAAAAGAGGGTGAAGTTTGTTATTCTTTTTGATGGTAAGGGTTCAGATAAAATACGCAAAGAATTGTTTAAAATAAAATATAGTAAAGAAAATATTCAAACTGTCAAAAGTATTGACGAGGCGTTTAGGCAAGTGAAATTAATTGCGAGTGAAGGAGATGTTGTTCTTCTCTCAACTGCTTGTGCTAGTTTTGGAATTTTCAAGAGCTATAAAGAAAGAGGAAAATTATTTAAAGAGGAAGTAAAAAAAATGAAGTAA